The window CGAAGTGGGGGCGTCGGACCGACTTGTGGTTGCATCCGTCGCGAGGGTCAGTGCGAGCTCGGGGTTCGCGCAATTTCCCGCGACGCCCTCCGCCAGTGCGAGGGTAACCTTTTCCAGTGAATCGGCGGAGAGCGCAATCGCCTGATTGAAATCCTGCACCGCCGCGTCGCACTGGCCCAATCGCTGTTCCGTGCGACCACGCCGGTACGCGATGTCGGCGGCCAGGGGATGAAAGTTTTTCAGGCTTGGATAGGTCGCCATCAGCTCGTCCAGGCGGGCGCTGCCGGTATCGAAGGCTTCCACGCCCTTCTCCATCTGCCCCGAGTTGGCCAGGGCCTGGCCGTAATTGTTCAGGAAGCGCGCGTAGGTCTCGTAAAACTGGGGCACCCCCGGCGAGTGGGACAACACCCTTTCATACATGGCGCGGGCCCGCTCCAGGTGATCGAGGGCCTCGGTGGTGTTCCCCGCCAGGTCGTGGAGGCTGCCGATGCGGTTGAGGCTGAGGGCGGCGCCGTACATGTAATCGATCGACTCGCTGTCTTCCTCCAGCAGGTCGCTCCACAGGGCGAGGGCGCGCTGGTGGGCCGCCATGGCGCGTTCGCGCGACACCGGTTCCACCATGTGCCCCAGGAGGTGGTAGTCAATCGCGAGGTCATTACGGATGGCCCGGATTTGGGGATACTTCACCGCCAGGGACTCGGTCAGCTCTATCGCCCGTTGGCCGAGCTCAAAGGCGCGTTTGGGATCCATCCGGATCGAGTTGATGGCGTTCGGGCCGCCGGTGGCGCCCGCATGCCAGACCCCCTCGGCCATGCGACCGAGATCCTCGGGCCGGGTCTCGGTGCGCAAGATCTCCGCCAGCAATTCCAGGCCGTCGGCGTAGGCATCGAACCACGTGGCGTCCTCCAGTTGCATGAGCATGGCCGCCATGGTGAAGTAGGTCCACGCCATGTCGCCCCGGAGCGCGGGCACGTCGCGATAGGCATCGACAAATTGCTGGTGATATTGAAGCGACGACTTGATCAGGCTGGTGCGCAGGGGGGCGTAGGAGGGGTCATAGACCAGCGAACTGCGCCCCATCTTGACGAAAAACTCGTCCACAGCACCCCGGGCGATCTGCAAATTCTCCTCCGCCCGCTCTCGCTCGCGGTGGGCCTCCTGTGAGCGGGATTCGGCCTCGGAACGCAGATCGGCTTCCACCGAAGCCCGCTGAGTTTCCCGGATGGCGTAAAGGGTCAAGAGCACACTGATGGCGACGCCGGTGGCCGCCACCGCGACAAGCCGGATGCGGCGGATGCGCGCGAGGGCCGCCGTGTCCTGGGCCTGCTGGAGCGTTTCACGGATTCGATCCTCCCGCTCCCGTTCCGCCCGGCGCTCCTTGAGGTGGAGCAGGCGTTCGGCCAGCTCCGATGCGCTTTGCAGCCGGTGCGATATATCCCGATCAACGCAGGCGGCCACGTCCTCGCGAACCAGGGGATCCTCGATGTCCCGCTCCCAACCGGGGGCCAGGGCGCGGGCAAAGTCCCCCGCGGCGGCCTGGTAGAGGAGCACACCCAGGGCGTATACGTCGGACTGCATCGTGGCGCCCTTGCCCTCAATGAGCTCGGGGGCCATGTACATGCGGGTACCCGCTCCAGAGGTGCTGCCCGAGGACCCGTCGATTGCTTCCGTAAGTCCCGTGGCTGTGATTCCTTTTTCCGCAAGCAGATGGCGATCCGTGAGATACCCGATTCCGAAATCCGTGAGCACGGCTTGTGGTCCGTTCTCCTCGCCCTGAGCGATGAGCACGTTCGAGGGCTTGATGTCTTTATGCAGAATCCCCACGGAATGGGCGGCGGCCACGGCCCGCGCCACCTGGGCCACTATGTCCAGGCGGGTCTCCAGCGGCAGCGCGCCGATGCCGCCCTGGGTCTCGGCCCACTGGGCGAGATCGCCCGCCTGGGTATACTCCGATTCCAGGTAATAGGGCGCGCGCTCAAACTGCCAGTCGATAATCTGGGCGATGTCCTTCCGGTCGCCCAGTGATTGCTTCAGCAGGCGAAAGAGGATCACCTCCCGCTTCAGCCCCCGGATCCGCTCCACGTCCCGGCAGAATTTAAAAACACGTTTCGAATCGGTCTTGCGGTGGGCGGCGAGCCACACTTCGCCGAATCCGCCTTCGCCCAGGCGCTCGTCAAGGCGCCAGTTTGGCCGGCCCAGCACGGATTCGCCCGCCACCGGTACCCAGTCGCGGGCCGCGTGGGCGCTCTCGTCCGTGGCATCCGCCTGAAAGGTTAGCAGTAGCGCGATATCGCCCGCGCTCCGCAGCCGGAGCGCCGCGTTTTTCTCCAGGCAACGCCGGAGGACGACATAGGCTTCCGGCGGGAGGTCGGGGGGGAGCAGCTCCCAATCCGGTTCCGAACGCAGTATCGCGGCGACGGTGTCGGTGGCCGTGTCGCCGTGGAAGGGGAGCTGGCCCGTGAGGGCCTGGTACAGGCAGCATCCAAAAGCCCAGATATCGGCGCGCTCATCGATCTGACCGCCCCGGACCTGCTCGGGGCTCATGTAGGCCGGCGTGCCTATCAACAGGCCGTTGGTCGTCTCCAGGGCGTCGGGTGTGGCCCCCGGAATCTGCGTGTCGGCGTCCGATTCCAGGTTGGCCACCGCGGCCGTCTTGGCTATGCCGAAGTCGATGACAGTTGCGGTGCCGTTCGATCCGACTTTGATGTTGCCGGGCTTCAGATCCCGGTGGACGATTCCCTTCTGGTGGGCGGCTTCCAGAGCCCGCGCGATTTGGGCGAAGAGGGCGACGGCCCGGTCGGCGGTCAGGGGGGCCCGGCGGATGGCTTCCCCCAGGGTTTCCCCTTCGATAAGCTCGAGCACCAGCACGTGTGCGCCGTCGACCTCAAGGACGTCGTGCAGGCCGCCGATATTGGGATGGTTCAGGGACGCCAGAACGGAGGCTTCCCGGCGGAAGCGGGCGATTCGGTCCGGTTCGAGGGCGTAGGAGGGGGGCAGCAGCTTCAGGGCGACTTCGCGACCGATCCGGGTGTCGCGGGCGCGGTAAACGACGCCCATGCCCCCTTCCCCCAGCCGACCCAGAATCTCGAAGGGTCCGATGCGCTCACCGAAGTTGTACCTCATCGTCAATCCTCAATTGCCCCGGAATCGTCTGGATGCGCCGTCCGCACGCGAAATTGCGGGCGACCTGATCGCGGTGATTTGGCGGGGCTTGCCCACGGGAATCATACTGCATCGGAGGGGCTTCTTACCATGACGCCGGGGCGGTGCCCGCGCCCGTCCGGTCGCGTTCCGCGCCCTCGAAAACGAGGGCGCGTCGAGCCCCCCGACGGGCCGTTTGGGGGTGTCCATTTTGCTTTGGACATCCGCCGGGTGCTATGCTATGGCGGAGTCGTACAGGGTGCAAAACGCATCCTGTATTCTGGCATCTTGAGGTCGGGAAGCGGTGCCGGGAGGCTCAACCATTCAAACGCAGTTGCCGGGTTGGTTGTGACGTCAATCCGCATTGAATCTTCGGAACCGACCTGTCTCCGCTCCAAGGTGTGTGTGTGAACCCTCAGGAACCCTCAGTGATATTCTGGCCAATAGGCGTGTATTTCGCGGCCGTACTCTGCCTGGTGATCGGCATGATCGGCGCCTCGTACTTTCTGGGGCAGAAAATTCGTGATCGCGCCGACGCCCAGCCCTACGAGTCGGGGATTTCCTCCACCGGCACCGCCCGCGTGCGCCTTTCGGCGGACTTCTACCTCTACGCCATGTTTTTCGTTATTTTTGACCTTGAGTCGGTCTTCGTCTATTCCTGGTGCATCGTGGTGCGGGAGGCGGGCTGGGTGGGCTACGCTCAGGTATGCGTTTTCGTCGGTGTCGTTCTGGCCTCCCTCGCCTATCTCTGGCGTCTGGGGGCCCTGGAGTCGAAACGGTAACACCGCCTCGCCGGTGTTGCCCTGGGAGAATAACCCCTATGGACTGGTCGCTCAGCAAGCCTTCGGAAGAAGCCCTGGGTGCGTCGCCCGCCGCCATGAAGGCGGTGCAGGACAGCCTTGTCCTTACGCGGCTGCAAGACCTGATCTCCTGGGGGCGGAAAAACTCCGTGTGGCCCTTTAACTTCGGCCTCTCCTGCTGTTTCGTGGAAATGGCCACCAGCCTCACCAGCAAGTACGATCTGGCCCGTTTCGGCTCGGAAGTGATCCGCGCCACGCCCCGCGAGGCCGACGTCATGGTCGTCGCCGGTACCGT is drawn from Candidatus Hydrogenedentota bacterium and contains these coding sequences:
- a CDS encoding protein kinase, producing the protein MRYNFGERIGPFEILGRLGEGGMGVVYRARDTRIGREVALKLLPPSYALEPDRIARFRREASVLASLNHPNIGGLHDVLEVDGAHVLVLELIEGETLGEAIRRAPLTADRAVALFAQIARALEAAHQKGIVHRDLKPGNIKVGSNGTATVIDFGIAKTAAVANLESDADTQIPGATPDALETTNGLLIGTPAYMSPEQVRGGQIDERADIWAFGCCLYQALTGQLPFHGDTATDTVAAILRSEPDWELLPPDLPPEAYVVLRRCLEKNAALRLRSAGDIALLLTFQADATDESAHAARDWVPVAGESVLGRPNWRLDERLGEGGFGEVWLAAHRKTDSKRVFKFCRDVERIRGLKREVILFRLLKQSLGDRKDIAQIIDWQFERAPYYLESEYTQAGDLAQWAETQGGIGALPLETRLDIVAQVARAVAAAHSVGILHKDIKPSNVLIAQGEENGPQAVLTDFGIGYLTDRHLLAEKGITATGLTEAIDGSSGSTSGAGTRMYMAPELIEGKGATMQSDVYALGVLLYQAAAGDFARALAPGWERDIEDPLVREDVAACVDRDISHRLQSASELAERLLHLKERRAEREREDRIRETLQQAQDTAALARIRRIRLVAVAATGVAISVLLTLYAIRETQRASVEADLRSEAESRSQEAHRERERAEENLQIARGAVDEFFVKMGRSSLVYDPSYAPLRTSLIKSSLQYHQQFVDAYRDVPALRGDMAWTYFTMAAMLMQLEDATWFDAYADGLELLAEILRTETRPEDLGRMAEGVWHAGATGGPNAINSIRMDPKRAFELGQRAIELTESLAVKYPQIRAIRNDLAIDYHLLGHMVEPVSRERAMAAHQRALALWSDLLEEDSESIDYMYGAALSLNRIGSLHDLAGNTTEALDHLERARAMYERVLSHSPGVPQFYETYARFLNNYGQALANSGQMEKGVEAFDTGSARLDELMATYPSLKNFHPLAADIAYRRGRTEQRLGQCDAAVQDFNQAIALSADSLEKVTLALAEGVAGNCANPELALTLATDATTSRSDAPTSWRALAAVRLVRKEFQPALDALMRAITLETKGPAHVQDLFSAARCHVELGSLEKARELHDQAVAVMDALSPGADESLQALKAESEALLARGA
- the ndhC gene encoding NADH-quinone oxidoreductase subunit A, which codes for MIGASYFLGQKIRDRADAQPYESGISSTGTARVRLSADFYLYAMFFVIFDLESVFVYSWCIVVREAGWVGYAQVCVFVGVVLASLAYLWRLGALESKR